Proteins co-encoded in one Acidobacteriota bacterium genomic window:
- a CDS encoding amidohydrolase/deacetylase family metallohydrolase, translated as MIHSLRRSTRSIASCCAVLSLAAASVHAFAQEGNRPRLPQPPANIAYDLILQNGHVLDDKNHVDSVMDVAIKDGKIAKVAQHIPSTDALKAIDVKGLYVTPGLIDLHVHVYTGTGERNSYAGDNSIPPDGFTFRTGVTTVVDAGCSGWRNFEDFKDKIIDRSKTRILVMLNIVGAGMRGGKYENNQADMDGEATAKMALKYPEVVVGIKTAHYAGPEWTPVEQAVIAGTKANIPVMVDFGENHPDTRPLYDLLTKKLRPGDIYTHMYSGLRNEQDPVTMGPSKAFIEGRKRGVFFDTGTGGGSFKFSLAVPMVKDGFIPDSISTDLHIGSMNGATKDELNVASKMMAIGLSLKEAVAEMTSHPAHEIKREELGNLSVGSVADVAVLRLEDGHFGFTDMVNGRVDGTKKLVAEITIKGGKIVYDLNGMEAQKWDAKPDANAPYAYRWTTFAPRVPVQRPSDNNSH; from the coding sequence ATGATTCACTCACTTCGCAGATCGACACGGTCTATCGCCTCCTGTTGCGCGGTCCTCTCACTGGCCGCGGCATCGGTTCATGCCTTCGCCCAGGAGGGGAACCGCCCCCGGCTCCCTCAGCCCCCGGCAAACATCGCCTACGACCTCATCCTCCAGAACGGCCACGTCCTCGACGACAAGAACCACGTCGACTCCGTGATGGACGTTGCGATCAAGGATGGAAAGATTGCCAAGGTCGCCCAGCACATTCCTTCGACCGATGCCCTCAAGGCTATCGACGTGAAGGGCCTCTACGTTACGCCTGGCCTGATTGACCTGCACGTGCATGTTTACACAGGCACCGGCGAGCGCAACTCCTATGCCGGTGACAATAGTATCCCTCCCGACGGTTTCACCTTCCGTACCGGCGTAACGACAGTTGTCGATGCAGGCTGCTCCGGCTGGCGTAACTTTGAGGACTTCAAGGACAAGATCATTGATCGTTCCAAGACCCGTATTCTGGTCATGCTCAACATCGTTGGCGCCGGCATGCGCGGCGGCAAGTATGAGAATAACCAGGCCGATATGGATGGCGAGGCCACCGCGAAGATGGCGCTCAAGTATCCTGAGGTTGTAGTCGGCATCAAGACCGCGCACTACGCCGGTCCTGAGTGGACGCCGGTTGAGCAGGCCGTCATCGCCGGCACCAAGGCCAACATTCCCGTCATGGTCGACTTCGGCGAGAACCATCCCGACACCCGCCCGTTGTACGACCTGCTCACCAAAAAGCTGCGCCCCGGCGACATCTACACGCACATGTACTCCGGTCTTCGCAACGAGCAGGACCCCGTCACCATGGGGCCGAGCAAGGCCTTCATCGAAGGCCGCAAGCGCGGCGTCTTCTTCGACACCGGCACCGGCGGCGGCAGCTTCAAGTTCTCGCTCGCCGTTCCCATGGTCAAGGATGGCTTCATCCCCGACTCCATCTCGACCGACCTGCACATCGGCAGCATGAATGGCGCAACCAAGGACGAGCTCAACGTCGCCAGCAAGATGATGGCGATCGGTCTCTCGCTGAAGGAAGCCGTGGCCGAGATGACCTCGCATCCCGCGCATGAGATCAAGCGCGAGGAGCTTGGCAACCTCTCCGTCGGCTCAGTCGCCGATGTTGCGGTTCTGCGCCTCGAAGACGGGCACTTCGGATTCACCGATATGGTCAACGGCCGCGTCGATGGAACGAAGAAGCTGGTGGCCGAGATCACGATCAAGGGCGGCAAGATCGTGTATGACCTCAACGGTATGGAAGCGCAGAAGTGGGATGCCAAGCCCGATGCCAATGCACCCTATGCCTATCGCTGGACCACCTTCGCGCCTCGCGTTCCAGTACAGCGCCCCAGCGACAACAACAGCCACTAA
- a CDS encoding DUF1800 domain-containing protein, translating to MDSCAFLRSSFLRRAAQAALFLPLAALTGCGGSGSGSSQSVNVTVTGNSQVRLGGTTQFTAAVANTANTAVTWQVNGVSGGTSAAGSISSTGLYTPPASVPNPNTVTITAVSQASASASGSLTESILYPAATVTAAARLLDQATFGPTLSDIQHVEDAGLQGYLNEQFAAQPTTEPLLPATPPTPCVNSLIPCSQSEWWQATLTAPDQLRQRVAFALAEMFVISTNSVNARAVVTYQNVLVNDAFGNFSTIMKDVTLSTGMGAYLNMINSNKPGTVNGVVQIANENYARELMQLFTMGLFLINPDGTPQLDSSGNPIPAYTQAQVQAFARAYTGWTFSNGDGSSPSKFPNAINYTMPMGSVDANHDTAAKILLNGTTLPAGQTAAQDLDGALANIFNHPNVGPFVCRQLIQHLVSSDPSPAYVQRVAAVFANNGNNVRGDMKAVINAILMDKEARAGDTDATAPGGHLREPMLWLTNLIRGLGFTNNDAVAGKDVVANASYNTLGNYTASLSERPYASPSVFNFFPPEYVIPGSSTNAPEFSLENTASSVLRLSLANTVVFNKISGFSVDLSATSPLGVLAAKPGDLVDSLNMLFMHGQMSSQMRTAIVNHITTLTDPAQRVRVATYLVISSSQYKILH from the coding sequence ATGGATTCTTGTGCCTTTTTGCGAAGTTCTTTTTTGAGACGTGCCGCGCAAGCTGCCCTGTTTCTCCCGTTAGCGGCACTTACCGGATGTGGAGGCAGCGGTTCGGGCTCATCCCAGTCGGTCAACGTTACTGTGACTGGCAACAGTCAGGTGCGGCTCGGCGGAACAACCCAGTTCACAGCAGCCGTTGCCAACACTGCGAACACCGCTGTGACGTGGCAGGTCAACGGAGTTTCTGGCGGCACATCCGCCGCAGGCTCCATCTCATCGACCGGCCTCTATACTCCTCCGGCTTCAGTCCCCAACCCAAACACGGTCACCATTACTGCGGTCAGCCAGGCGTCGGCCTCCGCTTCAGGCTCACTCACCGAATCGATCCTCTATCCGGCCGCTACTGTCACGGCAGCCGCGCGGCTGCTCGACCAGGCCACCTTCGGGCCAACGCTCTCCGACATCCAGCACGTCGAAGACGCGGGTCTGCAAGGGTATCTGAACGAGCAGTTTGCAGCGCAGCCCACCACGGAGCCGCTTCTGCCCGCAACGCCGCCTACGCCCTGTGTCAACAGCCTCATCCCATGCTCGCAGTCAGAGTGGTGGCAGGCTACTCTCACCGCGCCCGACCAGCTTCGCCAGCGCGTTGCCTTTGCCCTCGCGGAGATGTTCGTCATCTCCACCAACTCCGTCAACGCGCGCGCCGTTGTTACCTACCAGAACGTGCTTGTCAACGACGCCTTCGGCAACTTCTCCACCATCATGAAGGACGTCACCCTCTCCACCGGCATGGGCGCCTATCTCAACATGATCAACAGCAACAAGCCGGGAACGGTGAATGGCGTTGTCCAGATCGCGAACGAGAACTATGCGCGCGAGCTGATGCAGCTCTTCACCATGGGACTCTTCCTGATCAATCCCGATGGAACGCCTCAGCTCGACTCCAGCGGCAACCCCATTCCGGCCTACACCCAGGCCCAGGTGCAGGCCTTCGCCCGCGCCTACACGGGATGGACCTTTTCCAACGGCGACGGCAGCAGCCCCTCCAAATTTCCCAACGCCATCAACTACACCATGCCCATGGGATCGGTCGATGCCAACCATGACACTGCCGCCAAGATTCTCCTCAATGGCACAACGCTTCCTGCGGGACAGACCGCCGCGCAGGACCTTGACGGCGCGCTGGCGAACATCTTCAATCACCCCAATGTTGGCCCCTTCGTCTGCCGCCAGCTTATCCAGCATCTCGTCTCCAGCGATCCCAGCCCCGCCTACGTGCAGCGTGTTGCAGCCGTCTTCGCCAACAACGGCAATAACGTTCGTGGAGACATGAAGGCAGTCATCAATGCCATCCTCATGGACAAGGAGGCGCGCGCTGGCGACACCGACGCCACCGCTCCCGGCGGCCATCTGCGCGAGCCTATGCTCTGGCTCACCAATCTCATTCGCGGCCTCGGCTTCACCAACAACGACGCGGTCGCAGGCAAGGACGTCGTCGCCAACGCCTCCTACAACACCCTCGGCAACTACACCGCCTCCCTCAGTGAGAGACCTTACGCCTCGCCCAGCGTCTTCAACTTCTTTCCGCCTGAATACGTGATCCCCGGAAGCTCGACCAATGCGCCAGAGTTCAGCCTCGAGAATACGGCCAGCTCTGTCCTCCGCCTCTCGCTGGCCAATACCGTAGTCTTCAACAAGATCTCAGGCTTCAGCGTCGATCTCTCCGCCACCAGCCCGCTGGGAGTCCTCGCAGCCAAGCCCGGCGATCTCGTCGACTCGCTCAACATGCTCTTCATGCACGGCCAGATGTCGTCGCAGATGCGCACCGCCATCGTCAACCACATCACCACGCTCACCGATCCCGCACAGCGCGTCCGCGTGGCGACCTACCTCGTCATCAGTTCGTCGCAGTACAAGATTCTGCACTAG
- a CDS encoding DUF1501 domain-containing protein, whose translation MRPTRRSFVRCASLAAAGNAIGLRPFGALNALAQSASGYKALVCVFLYGGNDANNTFIPYDTTGYGNYSKIRGPLAIAQNQLLPLTPLPNFALNPSLPDIQTLFNNNNAAIVANVGTLVAPTTRAQFLANQSLPTNLFSHPDQQLEWQNASQSGATSTGWAGRIADTLNSSYNPNGLVPMITSVAGDTLFCNGTASTPVSVSPGNLGAAACSEGTTECGARLATAQALLTFDTGLTLVQADDTITSNAYNYSKVLTAATASVPALQTVFPTGNGLAAQLQQIAQIMQVRAALGVNRQIFFAGIGNFDTHAGQLTLQNGLLAQVSAALAAFYQATIELGLQNNVTTFTMSDFSRTFQPNSNTGTDHAWGSHHFVIGGAVKGGQMYGTFPTLALAGPDDSGSNGRWVPTTGAVQYAATLAQWFGVSTAQLPAIFPNIGSFSASNLGFV comes from the coding sequence ATGCGTCCCACTCGCCGCAGCTTCGTCCGGTGCGCCTCGCTCGCCGCCGCAGGAAACGCAATCGGTCTCCGCCCCTTCGGTGCGCTCAACGCGCTGGCGCAAAGCGCCTCCGGTTACAAGGCGCTGGTCTGCGTCTTTCTCTATGGAGGCAACGATGCCAACAACACCTTCATTCCTTACGACACCACCGGCTACGGTAACTACTCAAAGATTCGCGGGCCCCTTGCCATCGCACAGAACCAGCTTCTGCCGCTGACGCCGCTGCCCAACTTCGCGCTCAACCCCAGTCTTCCGGATATTCAGACGCTCTTCAACAACAACAATGCGGCCATCGTCGCTAACGTCGGAACGCTCGTCGCGCCTACAACCCGCGCGCAGTTTCTCGCCAACCAGTCCCTCCCCACCAACCTCTTCTCGCACCCTGATCAACAGCTTGAGTGGCAGAACGCCTCGCAGAGCGGAGCGACGTCCACCGGCTGGGCCGGCCGCATCGCCGACACGCTGAACAGCAGCTACAACCCCAACGGCCTCGTCCCCATGATCACCTCCGTCGCCGGAGACACCCTCTTCTGCAACGGCACGGCGAGCACGCCGGTCTCCGTCAGTCCCGGAAACCTCGGCGCCGCCGCCTGTTCCGAAGGCACAACCGAGTGTGGCGCGCGGCTCGCCACCGCCCAGGCCCTGCTCACATTCGACACAGGACTCACGCTTGTGCAGGCCGACGACACGATCACCTCGAACGCCTACAACTACTCCAAGGTGCTCACCGCGGCAACGGCCTCCGTTCCTGCGTTGCAGACTGTCTTCCCAACCGGCAACGGCCTCGCAGCGCAGCTCCAGCAGATTGCTCAGATCATGCAGGTCCGCGCCGCGCTCGGCGTCAACCGGCAGATCTTCTTCGCCGGCATCGGTAACTTCGATACGCACGCCGGCCAACTCACTCTTCAGAACGGCCTGCTCGCCCAGGTCTCTGCTGCCCTCGCTGCCTTCTACCAGGCCACCATCGAGCTCGGTCTCCAGAACAACGTAACCACATTCACCATGTCCGACTTCAGCCGCACCTTCCAGCCAAACTCCAACACCGGCACCGACCACGCCTGGGGCTCGCATCACTTCGTCATCGGCGGAGCCGTCAAGGGAGGGCAGATGTACGGCACCTTCCCCACGCTTGCCCTCGCCGGGCCCGACGACTCCGGCTCCAACGGCCGCTGGGTTCCCACCACAGGCGCGGTGCAATACGCCGCAACCCTGGCGCAATGGTTCGGAGTCAGCACAGCGCAACTCCCCGCCATCTTCCCCAACATCGGCAGCTTCAGCGCGAGCAATCTCGGCTTCGTCTAG
- the cydB gene encoding cytochrome d ubiquinol oxidase subunit II encodes MGTLWFWIVAAMLAIYVVLDGFDLGVGIVYPLVARTEQDKRKAMHVIGPVWDGNEVWLIAGGGTLFFAFPLLYASSFSGFYLPLTIVLWLLIVRGLSIEMRAHTHDEVYKSLFDATFFLSSALLAVFFGAALANVVRGVPLGADDYFFLPLWTDWRTGPNPGILDWYTVTGGVLALLALALHGLLYLALKTGGDLNQRATALAKKLWPAVLLITLASVPATVIARPDSLVHYHEHGLAWLAPAGVLAGLVTIAVSLAKGAEFRAFLGSCLYLMSMLVGAAAGLYPVVLPSVGPAGQSITIDRALAGPHTVRVGLVWWSFGITLALIYSATVYWLFRGKVPEHAEGYGH; translated from the coding sequence ATGGGAACGCTGTGGTTCTGGATTGTGGCGGCAATGCTGGCGATCTACGTCGTGCTCGATGGCTTCGATCTTGGTGTGGGCATCGTCTACCCGCTGGTCGCGCGCACGGAGCAGGATAAGCGCAAGGCCATGCACGTGATTGGGCCGGTGTGGGATGGAAACGAAGTCTGGCTGATCGCAGGAGGGGGAACGCTGTTCTTCGCCTTTCCTCTCCTGTATGCGTCGTCGTTCAGCGGCTTCTATCTTCCTCTCACCATCGTGTTGTGGCTTTTGATTGTGCGCGGCCTGAGCATCGAGATGCGGGCGCACACGCATGACGAGGTGTACAAGAGCCTCTTCGATGCGACGTTCTTTCTATCGAGCGCGCTGCTGGCCGTCTTCTTTGGAGCGGCACTGGCCAACGTTGTGCGCGGAGTACCGCTCGGCGCTGACGACTACTTCTTTCTGCCGCTCTGGACCGACTGGAGGACTGGCCCCAACCCGGGGATTCTCGATTGGTACACGGTCACCGGCGGCGTGCTGGCGCTGCTGGCTCTCGCGTTGCATGGGCTTCTCTATCTTGCTCTGAAGACGGGGGGCGACTTGAACCAGAGAGCAACTGCGCTGGCGAAGAAGCTATGGCCGGCCGTTCTGCTGATCACACTGGCAAGTGTGCCTGCGACTGTCATCGCTCGCCCTGATTCTCTGGTTCATTATCATGAGCATGGTCTTGCGTGGCTAGCACCGGCGGGGGTTCTCGCAGGACTGGTGACGATAGCGGTTTCACTGGCCAAGGGAGCGGAGTTTCGCGCCTTCCTCGGATCGTGTCTGTACCTGATGTCGATGCTGGTTGGAGCAGCCGCCGGTTTGTATCCCGTCGTGCTGCCCTCCGTGGGACCTGCGGGACAGAGCATCACCATCGACCGCGCGCTTGCGGGGCCGCATACGGTTCGAGTGGGCCTGGTGTGGTGGAGCTTCGGCATCACGCTGGCGCTGATCTATTCGGCTACCGTGTACTGGCTCTTCCGCGGCAAGGTGCCTGAGCATGCAGAGGGATACGGGCACTAG
- a CDS encoding beta-propeller fold lactonase family protein: MRNQNGVSRRGFVQLMGAAAVASPGLSMFASTSAAKNGFAYVGCSGGEDAIEVFAIRGGRWTTIQRVKSDRPVSMALSADRRFLYVVNEVSEYKGLPVGTVEAYTVARDGRIALLNKQALSLSATMPRHLAISPDGKSVVVTAQGGGAYNLMQLGEDGSVGCASGILKETGTETQAAQPQMAIFDGAGRVVSADQGTGMLSVFKTEDNGLEASARSLTENGSGPLHIAMHSSGKSLYIAHEDALQHFEYDSAAGQIGGRRQHIAGAGVADGSRTLAVHPSGKMLLACNNDKGITAWQTNGSSGALRSIGRYAETWGTLQAIDLSHDGGFLTAISREDGRVLGATIDAATGQVNDNGTLARVKSPVSLAVVLS; this comes from the coding sequence ATGCGTAACCAAAATGGCGTAAGCCGCAGGGGATTTGTTCAGTTGATGGGAGCAGCAGCCGTCGCCTCTCCTGGACTGTCCATGTTTGCTTCCACTTCTGCCGCAAAGAATGGTTTTGCTTACGTCGGCTGTTCCGGTGGAGAGGACGCGATCGAGGTCTTTGCGATTCGGGGCGGACGCTGGACTACCATTCAGCGCGTCAAGAGCGATCGCCCCGTCAGTATGGCGCTCTCGGCGGACCGGCGCTTTCTTTACGTCGTCAATGAAGTCTCCGAGTACAAGGGGCTGCCGGTGGGCACGGTGGAGGCCTACACAGTGGCGCGCGACGGCAGGATTGCGCTTCTGAATAAGCAGGCCCTTTCGCTGTCGGCCACGATGCCGCGACACCTTGCCATCTCGCCCGATGGGAAGAGCGTTGTTGTGACTGCGCAGGGTGGAGGCGCTTACAACCTGATGCAGCTTGGTGAAGACGGTTCGGTAGGGTGCGCATCGGGAATTCTGAAAGAGACTGGCACCGAGACTCAGGCAGCGCAGCCGCAGATGGCGATCTTCGACGGCGCGGGCCGCGTGGTGAGCGCCGACCAGGGCACCGGAATGCTGAGCGTGTTCAAGACCGAGGACAACGGATTGGAGGCATCGGCGCGCAGTCTTACGGAGAATGGAAGCGGGCCGCTGCACATCGCCATGCACTCGAGCGGAAAGTCGCTTTATATCGCCCACGAAGATGCGCTGCAGCACTTCGAGTACGACTCGGCCGCCGGGCAGATCGGCGGCAGGAGGCAGCATATCGCCGGAGCGGGCGTGGCGGATGGCTCCAGAACGCTTGCCGTTCATCCCTCAGGAAAGATGCTGTTAGCCTGCAACAACGACAAGGGCATCACGGCGTGGCAGACGAACGGCTCCTCTGGCGCGTTGCGCAGCATTGGCCGTTATGCGGAGACATGGGGAACGCTTCAGGCGATCGACCTTTCGCATGATGGAGGCTTCCTGACCGCGATCAGCCGCGAAGACGGCAGAGTTCTGGGAGCAACGATCGATGCCGCGACCGGACAGGTGAACGACAATGGAACGCTTGCCCGCGTCAAGTCGCCGGTGAGCCTGGCCGTAGTACTGAGCTAG
- a CDS encoding lactonase family protein has protein sequence MARISRRGFVKSSAAVAALSGSPLAVLAKSSSEHKLFVGTSTGQGSKGVYSYTFDSTTGKLKQTGLAAEADSPTFLAISPNGKTLFTANEINRFQDKRSGAVSSYAIDRGSMKLTKINEVSAGGSGTCHVTVDHTGRCAFAANYGGGSASSFAVDPTGKLSDAVSFFQYTGSGPKPQQRGPRGHRVTVSPDNKYLFVNDLGLDEIHVYHLDAATAKLTAQDPPAWKAEPGSGPRSLLFHPNRKWAYCVNEVGSSVNVLDWDAKKGVFTTKQLISTAAADNTGPSAPSDIVMDKKGQFCYVANRLAPNDFMVSFSISPADGKLTLMERTSCGGKTPRHIALDPTGKWLLVANQATDNLSVFARDSKTGKLANEGKDFPLSKPQCILFL, from the coding sequence ATGGCACGAATTTCGAGGCGTGGGTTTGTAAAGAGCTCTGCTGCGGTTGCGGCGCTGAGCGGCAGCCCCCTGGCTGTGCTGGCGAAGTCTTCGAGCGAGCATAAGCTATTCGTCGGAACATCGACCGGGCAGGGTAGCAAAGGTGTCTACTCCTACACCTTCGACTCGACGACGGGAAAACTGAAGCAGACGGGACTCGCGGCAGAGGCCGACAGCCCGACCTTCCTCGCCATCTCACCAAACGGCAAGACCTTGTTTACTGCAAACGAGATCAACCGGTTCCAGGACAAGCGCAGCGGAGCGGTCTCAAGCTATGCCATCGACCGTGGCTCTATGAAGCTGACCAAGATCAACGAGGTCTCCGCCGGAGGTTCGGGCACGTGCCATGTAACGGTGGACCACACGGGCCGCTGCGCCTTCGCGGCGAACTATGGTGGAGGAAGCGCATCGTCGTTCGCCGTGGATCCCACAGGTAAGCTGAGCGATGCCGTCTCCTTCTTCCAGTACACGGGGAGCGGGCCAAAGCCGCAGCAGCGGGGGCCGCGCGGACATCGCGTTACGGTCTCCCCCGACAACAAGTATCTGTTTGTGAACGATCTTGGCCTGGACGAGATCCACGTCTACCACCTGGACGCTGCGACGGCGAAGCTCACCGCACAGGACCCGCCGGCGTGGAAAGCTGAGCCCGGATCGGGCCCGCGTTCCCTGCTCTTTCACCCGAACCGCAAGTGGGCCTACTGCGTGAACGAAGTCGGCTCGTCGGTGAACGTGCTGGACTGGGATGCAAAGAAGGGCGTGTTTACGACGAAGCAATTGATCTCGACCGCTGCTGCCGACAATACGGGGCCTTCGGCCCCGTCGGATATCGTCATGGATAAGAAGGGGCAGTTCTGCTACGTGGCGAACCGGCTGGCGCCGAACGACTTCATGGTATCGTTCTCGATCTCACCGGCGGATGGCAAGCTGACGCTGATGGAGAGGACCTCGTGCGGTGGAAAGACACCGCGGCACATTGCGCTCGACCCCACCGGCAAGTGGCTGCTGGTGGCCAACCAGGCAACGGACAATCTTTCGGTATTTGCGCGTGACAGCAAGACAGGCAAGCTGGCGAATGAGGGCAAGGATTTTCCCCTGTCGAAGCCGCAGTGCATTCTGTTTCTGTAG
- the tdh gene encoding L-threonine 3-dehydrogenase produces the protein MKALVKSRSERGLWLEDVPEPEIGINDVKIRVLATGICGTDLHIYDWDAWASSTIRQGLVIGHEFVGEVVAFGSNVTDISVGQLVSGEGHVVCGRCRNCLAGRRHLCAHTLGVGVNRDGAFAEYIVLPMSNIWQHAPGIKHEIAAIFDPLGNAVHTALAFPVLGEDVLVTGAGPIGIMAAAVARHAGARYVVISDPNQYRRDLAAKVGVTLAVDPRATPLKEIQKQLHMHEGFDVGLEMSGNPAAFREMLSNMSHGGKIAMLGIPSEQIAIDWNQIVFNQLTIRGIYGREMYETWYKMTVMLQSGLDISGVITHRLNWREYEKGFEAMRSGNSGKVILDWSA, from the coding sequence GTGAAGGCATTAGTAAAGAGCCGCAGCGAGCGCGGCCTATGGCTCGAGGATGTACCCGAGCCCGAAATCGGTATCAACGACGTCAAAATCCGTGTCCTTGCCACAGGCATCTGCGGCACCGACCTCCACATCTATGACTGGGACGCCTGGGCAAGCTCCACCATCCGCCAGGGCCTTGTCATCGGCCACGAGTTTGTCGGCGAGGTCGTCGCCTTCGGCTCCAACGTTACAGACATCTCCGTCGGCCAGCTCGTCTCCGGCGAAGGCCATGTCGTCTGCGGACGCTGCCGCAACTGCCTCGCCGGCCGCCGCCATCTCTGCGCCCACACCCTCGGCGTCGGCGTCAACCGCGACGGAGCATTCGCCGAGTACATCGTGTTGCCCATGTCCAACATCTGGCAGCATGCTCCCGGCATCAAACATGAGATTGCCGCGATCTTCGATCCTCTCGGCAACGCTGTCCACACTGCACTGGCCTTTCCGGTGTTGGGAGAAGATGTCCTCGTCACCGGCGCCGGCCCCATCGGCATCATGGCCGCAGCCGTCGCCCGCCACGCCGGCGCGCGCTATGTCGTTATCTCCGACCCCAACCAGTACCGCCGCGACCTCGCCGCGAAGGTCGGCGTCACCCTCGCCGTCGATCCACGAGCCACGCCGCTCAAGGAGATACAGAAGCAGCTCCACATGCACGAGGGCTTCGACGTAGGCCTCGAGATGTCGGGCAACCCAGCCGCCTTTCGCGAGATGCTCTCCAACATGAGCCACGGCGGCAAGATCGCCATGCTCGGCATCCCATCGGAGCAGATCGCCATCGACTGGAACCAGATCGTCTTCAACCAGCTCACCATTCGCGGCATCTACGGCCGTGAGATGTATGAGACCTGGTACAAGATGACCGTCATGCTGCAATCCGGTCTCGACATTTCCGGCGTCATCACGCACCGCCTCAACTGGCGCGAATACGAAAAGGGCTTCGAGGCCATGCGATCCGGAAACTCAGGCAAGGTCATTCTCGACTGGAGCGCGTAA
- a CDS encoding ATP-binding cassette domain-containing protein, translating into MAPQSTEAFLQLRHVNVARGENVVLHDINLSVNAGEHIAILGPNGCGKSTLIKTITCECYPIAEEGMDVRIFGRARWDLTELKKRLGVVSPELPGRHTLTTTGRDAVLTGFFSASTLWPNLTVTGEMCARADEVLTLIDAEPLRDKLVGHMSAGQQRRIMIGRALVASSQMLLLDEPSNALDLAAQRDLRELLRRLAQQGTGILLITHHVSDIIPEIERILMMKDGRIVADGPRKKLLTADRLSDLFHTEVRLTEKDGFHHAW; encoded by the coding sequence ATGGCCCCGCAATCGACCGAAGCCTTCCTGCAACTGCGTCACGTCAATGTAGCCCGCGGTGAAAACGTCGTCCTGCACGACATCAATCTCTCCGTCAACGCGGGCGAGCACATCGCCATCCTCGGCCCGAACGGCTGCGGCAAGTCGACACTCATCAAGACCATCACCTGCGAGTGCTACCCCATCGCCGAAGAAGGGATGGACGTCCGCATCTTCGGCCGAGCCCGCTGGGACCTCACCGAGTTGAAGAAGCGCCTCGGCGTCGTCTCACCCGAGCTGCCCGGCCGTCACACGCTCACGACCACAGGCCGCGATGCCGTGCTTACAGGCTTCTTCTCCGCTTCCACGCTGTGGCCCAATCTCACCGTCACCGGCGAGATGTGTGCCCGCGCCGACGAGGTGCTCACATTGATCGATGCCGAGCCGCTCCGCGACAAACTCGTCGGTCACATGTCTGCCGGTCAGCAGCGCCGCATTATGATCGGCCGCGCTCTGGTAGCGTCCTCGCAGATGCTTCTTCTCGATGAGCCATCGAATGCGCTCGACCTTGCAGCGCAGCGCGACCTCCGTGAACTTCTCCGCCGCCTGGCGCAGCAGGGAACCGGCATCCTCCTCATCACGCATCATGTCTCCGACATCATCCCGGAGATCGAGCGCATCCTGATGATGAAAGACGGCCGCATCGTCGCCGACGGCCCGCGCAAAAAACTGCTGACAGCAGATCGCCTGAGCGATCTCTTCCACACCGAGGTCCGGCTCACCGAAAAAGACGGATTCCATCACGCGTGGTGA
- a CDS encoding protein-L-isoaspartate(D-aspartate) O-methyltransferase gives MNLAEIRARFGREMAAKAGLPEDSAVAHAFAIVPREDYVGAPPWRIFGEREGSEAVTDNPMALYQDVLVQLKGTSAPHTGLNNGQPSLHALCFGALRINAGETVIHVGTGTGYYTTMLGVLTGPEGRVDGYEIVRDLAECAVENLRAMPWVRVHAASGAMAPLPECDVLYVSAGATSPLNAWVAALRRGGRLLFPLTPDEGYGAMLLVTRLDEGYAANFLCGAKFVGCVGARDTRMEQSLIECFRTGHAGGVRSLVRDDCPDETAWCVGDGWWLSTRSP, from the coding sequence ATGAATCTGGCTGAGATAAGGGCGAGGTTCGGCAGGGAGATGGCCGCCAAGGCAGGACTGCCGGAGGACAGCGCGGTTGCGCACGCGTTTGCAATCGTCCCACGCGAGGACTATGTGGGTGCTCCGCCCTGGAGGATCTTCGGTGAGCGAGAGGGTTCGGAGGCAGTAACGGACAACCCCATGGCGCTGTATCAGGATGTGCTGGTGCAGTTGAAAGGGACCTCCGCTCCCCATACGGGCCTCAACAATGGACAGCCGAGTCTTCACGCTCTGTGCTTTGGCGCTTTACGAATCAACGCGGGCGAAACGGTGATCCATGTAGGCACGGGGACTGGGTACTACACGACAATGTTAGGAGTTCTGACCGGGCCCGAGGGTCGTGTCGACGGGTATGAGATTGTGCGTGACCTTGCGGAGTGTGCGGTGGAGAACCTGCGCGCGATGCCATGGGTGCGAGTCCATGCTGCGTCAGGAGCGATGGCCCCACTGCCCGAGTGTGATGTGCTGTATGTGAGCGCGGGGGCGACATCTCCGCTGAATGCGTGGGTGGCTGCGCTGCGAAGGGGAGGACGGCTGTTGTTTCCTCTTACTCCGGATGAGGGCTATGGAGCGATGCTGCTGGTGACTCGGCTGGACGAAGGCTATGCAGCCAATTTTTTGTGTGGCGCAAAGTTTGTGGGGTGCGTGGGCGCGCGAGATACCAGGATGGAACAGAGCCTGATTGAGTGCTTTCGCACGGGCCACGCGGGCGGGGTGAGGTCGCTGGTCCGCGACGATTGTCCGGATGAGACGGCCTGGTGCGTGGGAGATGGATGGTGGTTGTCGACACGCTCACCGTAA